The genomic region GCACCTCCTGCACCACatgacactgcccagcccaaAGCCCAGCAGCCTCCTCAGCCAAGTCCCAGCCTCTCTCTGCACAACaccttctctccccttccctctcccagcagaagcagctcccagccctgggctaACACAGCCCATATCAGCTGAGACCTGCAGTGAGGAAAGACATGGTCTTGtagcaggaggagaaggagaagaggcTTCCCACTCACCTGATTCCCGATGAGAAGGAGGTGAGAGAAGTGGATGCGAGAGCAGAGACTTGGGCTGCCTTTTATAGCAGTCCTGCACTGCCTCAGGCCCACAGGCACCTTTGTGCAAGTCATAATTTTCTGACCAGCTCATGTCAGTTGTGAACCATCCCAGCTAATGGTAGGGGCTGTGTCCTGGTTTCCTGCACTGATGCCTTTTCATTTCCTGGTACATGCCAAGTGCTTTCCTACATGAAGCACCATCTCTCTAAGTGCCAGGATGAGTGACTCCAGGATTTGTAGGGCAGAAAGATGCCATTAGAGGAAGAAGTTTTAGATGAAGGGCTGTTGGCAAGGCTTGAGGGCAGGTGATTTGCCCCAAGGTCATTGCTGTGGTCTTGTCTTTGGCAAAGTTGTCAGGAAATGGACACTGCTCTTGTGCTTCTTGTACATGTGCCCAAGGACTGCCATGGGAGGGGACATGACACAtcctttccctttgcttccACCTTGTCTCTGTGCTGGTCACTCTTATACTCAAGTGGGCTTCTGCTGGGGGGTTGACCCTATTGGGGCAACTCTGTACTCTCAGATCAGTGCACTGGGTCCTTCGTGTCATGCCCCCTCTGTGCCCTCTCTGGGTCCTCTGTCCTTCCAAGGTGTGCTGGagtcctgccctgccagggtaGTCCTCTgcatctcctctgcagagccttgaTGTTTAGTGGCTCCAGGCCAGTGATGAGCAGCCCAGTTTCAGAGCCTGCTCTTTGCTCTGGGTGAGATGGAGACTTGGTGAGTAGAGCAGGAAGGTGCTGGATGTCTTGGACTCCCTATGGAGGAAAGAGGAGGGCCATGACATGCAAGCCCAAGAGCTGGGAGACAGGTCATTgctgggactgagggcactgggattTGGCATCCATGGCCAAGTGCTCTGACCTTTCCACAAGCACATCCTCTCATTATTGGTCAGAGGTGCTGCCCTCCTGTAGGAACTGAAGAGCCGTGCCTGGTCTCTCTTCCATGTGGAGAGTCAATTGGTCTGTGCAtgggatgaggaagaaaggCCATGCCCACCACCTTCCTTTACTTCTCTGGAAAGGGATCAGAGTGTTTTCTCCAAATTTGCATCTTTTGGCCTGTCTGTTAGGGTGAGGCAGCATTGTCTCAGGAATGCCTCAAACCCCAAAGGGACAGCTTTCCATCCATTCCGTCGTCAGGCTGGTTCCCCCAAACACAAAGCAACAGCTGTGAGTCCTTCCCTTGACAATATGGCAAATAAATGTCATGTTTTCAtgaatgaattattttctgtggaggAATGCTCGGCTCAGTGGTTgtcccagcagagctcagctcctctgggcacAGACAATGGTAGCTCTCAACCAGCCTTCTCGCCCCTCCCCAATCTCACATGATGAAATCTCCACCCATGGTCTACCTTGTAGAGAGTCACCGGATTtatttagtttggaaaaaagGAGattcaggggagaccttatcactctttATCACTTTCTGGAAACAGGTTGGAGCGAGGTGGCTGTTGTGTCTTCTCCCAAGTAAgaagggacaggacaggaggaaatggcctcaagttgcacccGGGGAAGTTAAGATTGGATCTTAGGATAAACTTCTGCTCTGAAAATCTTTGAAAGCTTAGATGTGGCACGAGGGAACAGGGGTTAGTGGTGGAGTGGGCAGTGTTCAGCTTACAATTGGACTCCACAATCCTAAAAGCATTTTCCTCCTTCTATGACTGTGTAGCTACCAGCAGCAGTGGGCATTTGAATTGAACAAATAATTGTGAGGGAATGAAGAAGTCAGTGCAACCAGGAATTACCACACATGCAatgagccttttcttctccatggATCTTCTAACCCTGGTGCGGAATGGCCTCCTCCTTGTCACTGTGTGGAGCAATCAGTACCTGCAGACCTTCGTGCATTTGTTCTTCCCCATTGGATTTCCCATGTGGAGATCTGGTCCATCACCACTGCTGCATCCAAGGCGATGAAGACCTTCCTTGTCACCCGGGTAACCATTTGTTTTGCCTGCTGGCTGGCAACTAAACATCAACCCCAGCCAGTAACCAAGGCTTaacagccactcactcactcccccaccaaCAGGATTGAGGATAGAAGTGGTAGGGGGAAAAGCTAGAAAAtctgtgggttgagataaagacagtttaatagggaaagcacaATCTGTGTACAGAagcaaaggaagacaaagaatTAATTATTCTCTGCTCCCCAtgagcaggcaggtgttcagccatctccagaaGAGCATGGTCCCATTCTGATGAATGGTGGCTCGGGAAGACAAAACCACCATGTCTCCAAATgtccccccctcctccttcttcccacaCCTTTCTATACTGAGTATAGTGCCACATGGTCTGAAATATCCCTTGGATCACTTTGGGTCACCTGTCTTGGCTGTGTCTTCTCCCAGCCTCCCATGTacccccaacttccttgccagcgTGGCAGCAGGACAAGCTGAAAAGGTCTTGGCTCTCTGCAAACTTAGCAATAGCAGAAACACCTCTGCATTATCAACTCTGTTTTgagcaaaaattcaaaacataatCCCATCCCAAAACCTGTGAAGGAAGTTATCTCTACCTCAGCAAGAAACAGCAAACCgtcattttctccttcttcctgaCTACCACTGAGTTCATGATCCTCTCAGGGATGTCCTGTAATCGAGATGTCACCATCCGCACACCGctccatttcccccccccccccatgaaGAACAAAACCTGCTTCCTGCATGCCCCAACCCCGTGGACATTGGGCTTGTTGTCATCTCAACCCAGGTGTTTCTCCTGCTGGCTGGCTGTTCTGCATCAGGAAAGACACCACTGAGACCCAAGTTCCCTGGCTTGGCCGGTGCTTATCCTGATCCAGCGGCTGCTCCCACCAGATTgtgtttttcaaaagatgaccagagagctggagaacctgtgctgtgaggaaaggctgaaggagTGTGGCCTTTTCTCCCTGGAGAACAGGAGACCTGGGGAGGACCTCTTCCCAGTATTTTAGTACTTCAGTGGGGTCTGCCAAGAGGACCGAGACTTTCTCGGAACAAGGACCCACGTGCAGGGTTTGTCTGTGGGGGTCACAGGCACAGTGAAGAGGAACTGGAGATGATTTGGGTGCTGGCAACAGACACCAGTGCTTGGGCAGCCGGTCTCACTagctgaaggagaaagtgaagcCTCGGTCTCTGGACAGCATAATGTGCCCGGTGGCCAGTCATGTGGATAAAGGTGGTGTCTCTGCCCTGaactgtgggcagcaggagcatgTGTGGAACCTCACAGGCTTCACGGGACACTCTGTGCCTGAGCTGTTATTTTGAGCCCAGCAGTGCCTTCAAGAGTTCCTCTTCTGCACACAGGAGACCACGGATATCTGAGGGATGACACAAATTACAGCATTATTCAAGGCTGAAGGCCAGGGTCTGAGGAGAAAGTCTTAATAAAAAGGGATAAATGTTGTCATCAATAGTGAGGCTAGAGGTCACATGCACAGGGAAGATGGACACCTGACGCAAGCCATCTGGGCCTTTTGGATATGTTGGCTTCAAAGAAATAGGGACTTCATGGCACAGTTGGAGTGTGACTGTTACCAATCCGAACTGCTGAATCCCCCGAGGCCTGACTGTATCAACAACCCCTGGGCCCTGCCAGGCACTGAAGGACCACCTGAGGTGCAAGTCATCAGTTCCTGTGGCTGGTCATGGACCCTACACGGGGTGatggaggggaggagaaggaagcgATGAGGTTGTGAGCTGGTCCAAGGCATTGTTTTTTCCCATCCCCACTGCTGCCAATCGTTGGAGTCAGGCTCTCCCTGATGGCCATTGGCCATGGAGTAGCCAGGGATGTCTCCATCCACCTCCAAGGGAGGGGGCACAAAGGAAAATCACTGCAAGAAGGCCCACCCTCTGCTTTGTCAAACTTCATCCCAGAGGAGACTGGGGGAGTTGCCACAGAACAAAGGAGGATTTAGAGGCCCAGGCTTGGACGTGCAACAAACCTAATGAGAttaaggaagagaaggaggcgGCTCAGAgaacccctggagcagccaccAAGATGCAGAGGAGCTCGTGCAGGGTGTCCATCTGCCTGCCCTGTAGAGGGAGGGAGGGTTACAGGTGGCAACTTGGGTGGCTGAGCAGACACAGACAGCATATATAAGAGAGTGAGGAGGGTGGAAGAAGGACAAAAAGTCCAGCATCCCTCACATGTGCACTCATGGCCTCTCACACAGCAGTCTTGGGGCATATGGGCAAAAAGCACAAAAGTGGTGCCCATTTCCTGTCATCTTTGCCACAAATAAACCACACAGAAATGACCCAGAAGAACATCACCTGTAAACAAGAGATGCCACCAGCCTTGATCTGAGCCTTCTGCCTGTGCTGACATCTTTCTGCCCTGCAAATCCTTGACCCACTCATCCTGGCACTTCCAGAAGCTTTCATATAGGAGGGCAAGCGGAATTAGGCAGGAAATGAAAGGGTATCAGTTCAGGAAACCAGGACACAGCCCCTACCATTAGCTGGGATGGTTCACAACTGACATGAGCTGGTCAGAAAATTATGACTTGCACAAAGGTGCCTGTGGGCCTGGGGCAGTGCAGGACTGCTATAAAAGGCAGCCCAAGTCTCTGCTCTCCCATCCACTTCTCTCACCTCCTTCTCCTCGGGAATCAGGTGAGTGGGAAgcctcttctccttctcctcctgcttcaAGACCACGTCTTTCCTCACTGCAGGTCTCAGCTGATATGGGCTGTGTTactccagggctgggagctgcttctgctgggagagggaaggggagagaaggtGTTGTGCAGAGAGAGGCTGGGACTTGGCTGAGGAGGCTGCTGGGCTttgggctgggcagtgtcatGTGGTGCAGGAGGTGCCTTGTCTGCAGGAGGGTTGGGTGCAGGGCTGCTTCTCATGTGTGTCTGCTTTGTGCTTCTCCCtaccctgtgtgccaggtgccCCTGTGAGCCAGAGACATGTcgtgctgccagccctgcaacccctgctgccagccctgcggCCCGACcccgctggccaacagctgcaatgagtgctgtgtcaggcagtgccagagctCCACTGTTGCCATCCAGCCCTCTGCTGTGGTGGTGACCCTGCCCGGGcccatcctcagctccttcccacagaACACCGTGGTGGGATCCTCCACCTCCGCTGCCGTTGGCAGCATCCTCAGCTGTGATGGAGTGCCCATCAACTCCGGGGGCTTTGACCTCTCCTGCATCACCAGCTGCTACCGTGGCAGATGTCCCCCCTGCTAAAGCTGCTGGCAACGTCCTGGGGCAAGAACCTCCAAGACCTCACAACATGATGCTGCACTGAAAACAGAACTTTAAGACACTGTATTTGGAGCTTCATGATGATGTTTCCTTCTCCCGCTCTtccatctctttccttttttttctgttatcctTCGTCCCTCTACAAGGCAGGCAGATGGAAAACCTGCAGGAGCTCCACTGCATCTTAGTGGCTGTTCCTGGGGCTTGTTGTGAGccacctccttttcttccttagaCTCAATAAATCTGTTGTGCATCCAAGCCTGGGCACCGAACTCCTCCTTTATTCTGTGGCAACTCTTGCAGTGTGCTCAAGGAAAATGTTGCACAAAACAGACCTTGGGAGTCCCTGTAGTGCATTTTACTTTGTGCCTTTTCTGTTGGAGCTGTCCAAAATATCCCTGACTGCTTGACGGACAAAAGCCATCAGGGAAACACTGACCCCAAAGGCTATCAGgagtggagaaggaaaagaacacTTCCTGGAGACAGCCCACAACCttgtctcctccttctcctcccctccatTCCATTGTCTGGAGTCCATGCCCAGCacacaggagcacaggcagatgAGATACGTACCTCCTACAGTCCCTCAGCACAGGCAGGCAAAGCCTCTGTGCAGACATGAAGGGCTGAGGTAATTCACAGCTTGGGATTGGTATCAGCCACACTCAGGCTGTGCAGTGATAAATAactttttactgcatttttacAGATGACTTATGGCTTCACTAGTAATTGAAAACATCCCTCCCATGTATGGATGTCTGTTATCAATGTCTTCCTGACTGAAACCTTTGAACAAAGCAATGCCCAAGAGGACCAGTCAAAGAAAGACAGACCCTGGGGAACAAAGGTGGTCTGTAATGGACAGCCCACAGatcagagtcatagaatggtttgggattgAACGGATCATATTTATCATCTAACCCCACCCACCTGTCAAGAGAAAGGATAGTTTCACTAGACCAcgctgctccaagccccatccactCTGCTCTGAACACTtgaagggatggagaatccataAGCTCTCCGTGCACCCTGCTCCAGTgcatcaccaccctcacagggaagaatttctacctaatattcaatctaaacttACCATCTCTCAGTTTAAccccattcccctttgtcccaCCACTACTGGCCcttctgcacagccctgcccttcaCTCACCCATGGAATTCCCAGTGGAGAACACACATATCCATAGCTGGGAGAAATTGGGATGTGCTTGGCTGATGTTCTATTTATGTCCTGGAATTGATCACCTAAAGATACACAAACTGGTGACAGGGAATAACAAGAAAGTGCTTGTGGAACTGAACTACTTCTCTTGTCATCTCGAAAGAAATGAGAACGACCAATGGGTGAGTCAGCAGGACCAATTAGACTTCTGTCTCAGGTGGCAGATAGAGGTACCCAGAGGAATGTATGGATTATCCAGCACTTGCAGAGGCCAGTCCTGCTGCACTTGGAAGGGCACCATCCTGGCGTACCTGGGGTCCAATTTCCCAAGCCCAGAGTACAGTGTGGCTTGGATCAATTCTGGGCTGTGCCTTCCTGGGCTTAGTGTGAGTACCGGTCCACACATTGGAACTGCCCAGACTGGTCCTGTTCCCTGCAGAGCCCATGGTGGGGAGAAGAAATACTCCTCTGacggcacagccctgcccctcAGTGTTCCCATGTGGTTGCCCATGGAGTGCAAGGTGTGTTGGAGGACAGATCTCCCGTGGCCAGGGACTCTTGGAAGAGcaggcacagcctggccaggaAGTGAGAAGCACTGGGGTGTGaagagagctggggctggccctgcctcaGAGCACTGGGTGAACCAGGGAAGATGAGTACGAGCAGGGTCATTCTCAGTGTTTGTGCTGGGGTAGGGCTGGTGCCCGTCCTGTACCACTGAAGCTGCCCAGTGCCCAGTGAGGTGGACAAGGATGGTGCCTGTGCAGGAAAGCACAAAGGGAACTTCACATGGTCCATGGGGTGTTGTGTGCCTGAGCCATTATTTTGAGCCCAGCTTTGCCTTCAGGAGTTCCTTCTCCACAGCCAGGAGACCACAGAGAGCCAAGGGATGCCAGGATTTTCAGTTTTGCCTAGGGTTGAAGTCCCAGgtgaaaaaagatattttcaggGGTTATTGAAAACTGTTCCCAAATATGTGAATTGACAATGAagacaaaagtaattttctccACCTCAGGTAAGATGGACACCTTAAAAAAGCCATGAGGAGTCAAGGGGTCAGTAGCCTGGAAAGAGCCCAGGTGGCTTTGGGGATGCAGTGTGTGCCATCTGCCCAGTTCCCCTCTGCCTGTGAGTGGAGGTGTGGTGGCCAGAAAGTGGCACTGGGtgctcagctggagctgtggtTGGCCCTGGGGGTGTTGGGTTCACGGAATAGAGACTGGAGTTCAAGGAATGGAGATCATGGCAGATACTGATCCCAGCCAGAGAGCTGTCTCAGCCCTGGATGTGTGGAGAGCAGCTGGGCCCTGCCAGGGCCTGAAGGACTGTGAGAGGTATGGGTGTCATCTGCCATTGGCCATGTGTGCTGCTCATGGACCCTAAAGGCTCTaatggaggagagaaggaagagaagcgGTAATGGCCTGGTTCAAGGCAGTTTGGTTCCATTTCTCACTGCTGCCACCCTTTGAGCCATGGTGTCCCTAAAGCCCTAAAGGTGCAATTTCACTGTGCAGTTAGAGGGGAAGATTTTGACATCTCTGTCACAAAACGCACAAAACAAAATCTACTCAAGGGAATTCCAACCTATAATTTCACCAGTTTCTACCATGAGCAGATAGATGAGTTGCCACAAAAGATATGAGGACTCAGAGGCCCAGACTTGGATGCACAACAACTTTAATGAGTCTAAAGAAGCAAAGGAGGTGGCTCACAGGGAGCAAAAGGAGCAGCCACTAAGATGCAGTGGAGCTCCTGCAGGGTGTCCAtctgcctgccctgcagagggagggaggacaaCAGATCCCTCTGGGCTGGTCTGGGGAGACAcaggaagcaaaggaaagagaTGGGAGAGCGGGAGAAGGAAACATCATCATGAAGCTCGAAACACAATGTGCCGGAGTTCTGTTTTCAGTCCAGCCCCATGTTGTGAGGTCTTGGAGGTTCTTGCCCCAGGACGTTGCCAGCAGCTTTAGCAGGGCCGACACCTGTAGCGGTTGGTGATGCAGGAGAGGTCAAAGCCCCCGGAGTTGATGGGCACTCCGTCACAGCTGAGGATGCTGCCAACGGCAGCGGAGGTGGAGGATCCCACCACGGTGTtctgtgggaaggagctgaggatgggCCCGGGCAGGGTCACCACCACAGCAGAGGGCTGGATGGCAACGACggagtcctggcactgcctgacacagcactcattgcagctgttggccagcgggGTCGGGCCGCAGGGCTGGCAGCAAGGgttgcagggctggcagcacgACATGTCTCTGGCTCACAGGGGCACCTGGCACAcggggcagggagaagcacaAAGCAGACACACATGAGAAGCAGCCCTGCACCCAACCCCCCTGCAGACAAGGCACCTCCTGCACCACatgacactgcccagcccaaAGCCCAGCAGCCTCCTCAGCCAAGTCCCAGCCTCTCTCTGCACAACaccttctctccccttccctctcccagcagaagcagctcccagccctggagtAGCACAGTCTGTGTTAGATGAAGCAGGTGGAGAAGGGGCTTCCCACTCACCTGATTCCCGAGGAGAAGGAGGTGAGAGAAGTGGATGCAAGAGCAGAGACTTGGGCTGCCTTTTATAGCAGTCCTGCACTGCCCCAGGCCCACAGGCACCTTTGTGCAAGTCATAATTTTCTGACCAGCTCATGTCAGTTGTGAACCATCCCAGCTAATGGTAGGGGCTGTGTCCTGGTTTCCTGCACTGATGCCTTTTCATTTCCTGGTACATGCCAAGTGCTTTCCTACATGAAGCACCATCTCTCTAAGTGCCAGGATGAGTGACTCCAGGATTTGTAGGGCAGAAAGATGCCATTAGAGGAAGAAGTTTTAGATGAAGGGCTGTTGGCAAGGCTTGAGGGCAGGTGATTTGCCCCAAGGTCATTGCTGTGGTCTTGTCTTTGGCAAAGTTGTCAGGAAATGGACACTGCTCTTGTGCTTCTTGTACATGTGCCCAAGGACTGCCATGGGAGGGGACATGACACATCCTTTCCCCTTGCTTCCACCTTGCCTCTGTGCTTGTCACTCTTATACTCAAGTGGGCTTCTGCTGGGGGGTTGACCCTATTGGGGCAACTCTGTACTCTCAGATCAGTGCACTGGGTCCTTCGTGTCATGCCCCCTCTGTGCCCTCTCTGGGTCCTCTGTCCTTCCAAGGTGTGCTGGagtcctgccctgccagggtgGTCCTCTgcatctcctctgcagagccttgaTGTTTAGTGGCTCCAGGCCAGTGATGAGCAGCCCAGTTTCAGAGCCTGCTCTTTGCTCTGGGTGAGATGGAGACTTGGTGAGTAGAGCGGGAAGGTGCTGGATGTCTTGGACTCCCTGAGGAGGAattcaggggagaccttatcactctttATCATTTTCTGGAAACAGGTTGGAGCGAGGTGGCTGTTGTGTCTTCTCCCAAGTAAgaagggacaggacaggaggaaatggcctcaagttgcacccGGGGAAGTTAAGATTGGATCTTAGGATAAACTTCTGCTCTGAAAATCTTTGAAAGCTTAGATGTGGCACGAGGGAACAGGGGTTAGTGGTGGAGTGGGCAGTGTTCAGCCCCATTCTGATGACAAAACCACCATGTCTCCAAATgtccccccctcctccttcttcccacaCCTTTCTATACTGAGTATAGTGCCACATGGTCTGAAATATCCCTTGGATCACTTTGGGTCACCTGTCTTGGCTGTGTCTTCTCCCAGCCTCCCATGTacccccaacttccttgccagcgTGGCAGCAGGACAAGCTGAAAAGGCCTAGGCTCTCTGCAAACTTAGCAATAGCAGAAACACCTCTGCATTATCAACTCTGTTTTgagcaaaaattcaaaacataatCCCATCCCAAAACCTGTGAAGGAAGTTATCTCTACCTCAGCAAGAAACAGCAAACCgtcattttctccttcttcctggCTACCACTGAGTTCATGATCCTCTCAGGGATGTCCTGTAATCGAGATGTCACCATCCGCACACCGctccattcccccccccccccccatgaaGAACAAAACCTGCTTCCTGCATGCCCCAACCCCGTGGACATTGGGCTTGTTGTCATCTCAACCCAGGTGTTTCTCCTGCTGGCTGGCTGTTCTGCATCAGGAAAGACACCACTGAGACCCAAGTTCCCTGGCTTGGCCGGTGCTTATCCTgatccagcagctgctcccaccaGATTGTGTTTTCAAAAGATGaccagagagctggagaacctgtgctgtgaggaaaggctgaaggagTGTGGCCTTTCTCCCTGGAGAACAGGAGACCTGGGGAGGACCTCTTCCCAGTATTTTAGTACTTCAGTGGGGTCTGCCAAGAGGACCGAGACTTTCTCGGAACAAGGACCCACGTGCAGGGTTTGTCTGTGGGGGTCACAGGCACAGTGAAGAGGAACTGGAGATGATTTGGGTGCTGGCAACAGACACCAGTGCTTGGGCAGCCGGTCTCACTagctgaaggagaaagtgaagcCTCGGTCTCTGGACAGCATAATGTGCCCGGTGGCCAGTCATGTGGATAAAGGTGGTGTCTCTGCCCTGaactgtgggcagcaggagcatgTGTGGAACCTCACAGGCTTCACGGGACACTCTGTGCCTGAGCTGTTATTTTGAGCCCAGCAGTGCCTTCAAGAGTTCCTCTTCTGCACACAGGAGACCACGGATATCTGAGGGATGACACAAATTACAGCATTATTCAAGGCTGAAGGCCAGGGTCTGAGGAGAAAGTCTTAATAAAAAGGGATAAATGTTGTCATCAATAGTGAGGCTAGAGGTCACATGCACAGGGAAGATGGACACCTGACGCAAGCCATCTGGGCCTTTTGGATATGTTGGCTTCAAAGAAATAGGGACTTCATGGCACAGTTGGAGTGTGACTGTTACCAATCCGAACTGCTGAATCCCCCGAGGCCTGACTGTATCAACAACCCCTGGGCCCTGCCAGGCACTGAAGGACCACCTGAGGTGCAAGTCATCAGTTCCTGTGGCTGGTCATGGACCCTACACGGGGTGatggaggggaggagaaggaagcgAAATGAGGTTGTGAGCTGGTCCAAGGCATTGTTTTTTCCCATCCCCACTGCTGCCAATCGTTGGAGTCAGGCTCTCCCTGATGGCCATTGGCCATGGAGTAGCCAGGGATGTCTCCATCCACCTCCAAGGGAGGGGGCACAAAGGAAAATCACTGCAAGGAGGCCCACCCTCTGCTTTGTCAAACTTCATCCCAGAGGAGACTGGGGGAGTTGCCACAGAACAAAGGAGGATTTAGAGGCCCAGGCCTTGGACGTGCAACAAACCTAATGAGAttaaggaagagaaggaggcgGCTCAGAGAACCCCAGGAGCAGCCACCAAGATGCAGAGGAGCTCATGCAGGGTGTCCATCTGCCTGCCCTGTAGAGGGAGGGAGGGTTACAGGTGGCAACTTGGGTGGCTGAGCAGACACAGACAGCATATATAAGAGAGTGAGGAGGGTGGAAGAAGGACAAAAAGTCCAGCATCCCTCACATGTGCACTCATGGCCTCTCACACAGCAGTCTTGGGGCATATGGGCAAAAAGCACAAAAGTGGTGCCCATTTCCTGTCATCTTTGCCACAAATAAACCACACAGAAATGACCCAGAAGAACATCACCTGTAAACAAGAGATGCCACCAGCCTTGATCTGAGCCTTCTGCCTGTGCTGACATCTTTCTGCCCTGCAAATCCTTGACCCACTCATCCTGGCACTTCCAGAAGCTTTCATATAGGAGGGCAAGAGGAATTAGGCAGGAAATGAAAGGGTATCAGTTCAGGAAACCAGGACACAGCCCCTACCATTAGCTGGGATGGTTCACAACTGACATGAGCTGGTCAGAAAATTATGACTTGCACAAAGGTGCCTGT from Pseudopipra pipra isolate bDixPip1 chromosome 26, bDixPip1.hap1, whole genome shotgun sequence harbors:
- the LOC135402804 gene encoding feather keratin Cos1-2-like — translated: MSCCQPCNPCCQPCGPTPLANSCNECCVRQCQSSTVAIQPSAVVVTLPGPILSSFPQNTVVGSSTSAAVGSILSCDGVPINSGGFDLSCITSCYRGRCPPC
- the LOC135402898 gene encoding feather keratin Cos1-2-like — protein: MSCCQPCNPCCQPCGPTPLANSCNECCVRQCQDSVVAIQPSAVVVTLPGPILSSFPQNTVVGSSTSAAVGSILSCDGVPINSGGFDLSCITNRYRCRPC